A single window of Labeo rohita strain BAU-BD-2019 chromosome 4, IGBB_LRoh.1.0, whole genome shotgun sequence DNA harbors:
- the LOC127163822 gene encoding toll-like receptor 1 — protein sequence MSCFISKRMLSTVWPVLSSYLFLISFKARGEEVGYCSTLTEHTKDLSNSNLTRIPSHLSSSIESLDVSHNNISSIVHADLSSLTHLCFLKVTHCELQYISPDAFSSNSEMKVLNISYNHLSVIPDSLHLPQLRILDLSSNVYPSYALPESYGNLSYLSILGIGSKHASSVNVDDLVPLQNIRLKKLIFGDGTELRNYENGSFLQLKSLREVVLKVSFCQRFDIFTNIIIDLDQTQTKKIQLVKLFPDQCDIKTDPFMAFKDLRVLSDLSIADTWLNSSVMVKLFKNVWKSSFEETVFLNITYNEDTPEGFQLPKQNHTTNLRAFVLDGVHHHQYHYPTFNVSMELVNKLTYLKFSGTGMNILPCNLISAIKSLQVLDLSNNLLDESGFWWIGCSSHKVFPSLRKLSLSHNRFKDLAEIAKKVNDMKFLESLDLSFNSISIGKPCFWPPHLIELSLSHNNLGNNVFHYLSPYFQKIDLSKTGISVLPLNTESLFPKLMYLYLSFNSIQVIPPDLLPPTLVSLHIDQNAITFISQKSLEGLPKLKTLKAGHNPFSCDCNSFWFMTAFNKSLLSDWPQDYTCSTPPSLSGRRLETYEHGWLSCQPGLQATVVLSVLFMVGIALAITVYACDGVWYTKMLWVWIRMKRRGYKRADRLLNATFRYHAFISYSQHDSAWVGSQLVPELERSGLSLCVHERDFEPGKWIVDNIIHCVEDSYKSLFILSKHFVQSEWCNYELFFAQHRAISVNDDSLVFVLLEPIPTDSLPKKFLKLRRLLRRKTYLEWPADERKQRVFWCNLKAILQTVDQSRILKDMATDIAEMCPLLPVQD from the exons ATGTCATGTTTCATATCTAAg AGGATGTTGTCTACCGTTTGGCCTGTGCTTAGCTCATATCTCTTCCTGATTTCGTTCAAAGCACGTGGTGAAGAAGTTGGATATTGTTCCACTTTGACAGAGCACACAAAAGATCTTTCAAACAGTAACCTAACAAGGATACCATCACATTTATCAAGCAGCATAGAGTCCCTAGACGTATCACACAACAACATCTCCAGCATTGTTCACGCTGACCTTTCCAGTTTAACCCATCTCTGCTTCCTCAAAGTCACACACTGTGAACTTCAGTATATCTCGCCTGATGCCTTCAGCAGCAACTCTGAAATGAAAGTACTGAATATCTCCTACAACCATCTGAGCGTCATTCCTGATTCCTTGCATTTGCCCCAGCTAAGGATTCTAGACCTCTCCAGCAATGTATATCCTAGCTATGCACTTCCAGAGTCATATGGTAACTTAAGTTACCTTTCCATCCTTGGGATCGGTAGTAAACACGCTAGTTCCGTTAATGTGGATGACTTGGTTCCTCTTCAAAACATCCGTTTGAAAAAACTCATATTTGGGGATGGAACAGAATTACGAAACTATGAAAATGGCTCTTTTTTGCAACTCAAATCGTTACGGGAAGTAGTTCTGAAAGTAAGTTTTTGCCAGCGTTTTGACATTTTCACTAACATAATCATTGATTTGGACCAAACCCAAACCAAAAAAATTCAGCTCGTCAAGTTATTTCCAGACCAGTGCGACATCAAGACTGATCCTTTCATGGCTTTTAAAGATTTGCGTGTCCTCAGTGACTTAAGCATCGCAGACACCTGGCTAAACAGCTCTGTGATGGTgaaactgttcaaaaatgtttggaaATCATCTTTTGAGGAAAccgtttttttaaacattacttacaatGAAGACACTCCTGAGGGTTTCCAGTTACCAAAGCAGAATCACACCACAAATCTACGAGCATTCGTACTTGATGGCGTACATCACCATCAGTACCACTACCCTACGTTTAACGTGAGTATGGAACTAGTCAACAAACTAACCTACCTGAAGTTCTCTGGTACTGGAATGAATATTCTTCCATGCAATCTAATTTCAGCCATAAAGTCTCTGCAGGTCTTAGACCTGTCAAACAACCTCTTGGATGAAAGTGGCTTCTGGTGGATTGGTTGCTCATCACATAAAGTGTTTCCATCCTTGAGGAAACTCTCGCTAAGCCATAACCGATTCAAAGACCTGGCTGAGATTGCCAAAAAAGTCAATGATATGAAGTTCTTAGAGTCTCTTGATTTGAGTTTCAACTCTATTTCTATTGGCAAACCGTGTTTTTGGCCGCCCCACCTGATTGAGTTGAGCCTCAGCCACAATAATCTAGGAAACAACGTATTTCACTATCTATCTCCGTACTTTCAGAAGATAGACCTGTCGAAGACAGGCATAAGTGTTCTTCCTTTAAATACAGAATCATTGTTTCCCAAACTAATGTACCTCTATTTGAGTTTTAACAGCATACAGGTTATCCCACCAGATCTTCTGCCTCCTACGTTAGTAAGCCTGCACATTGACCAGAACGCGATTACTTTCATCAGCCAGAAGTCATTGGAAGGTTTGCCCAAGCTGAAGACATTGAAAGCCGGCCACAATCCATTTAGCTGTGATTGCAATTCCTTTTGGTTCATGACTGCATTTAATAAATCACTTCTCTCAGACTGGCCTCAGGATTACACTTGCAGCACCCCGCCGTCGCTTTCCGGCCGGCGTTTGGAGACCTATGAGCACGGATGGCTGTCTTGTCAACCTGGCTTGCAGGCTACTGTGGTTCTTTCAGTGTTATTTATGGTAGGGATTGCTCTGGCCATCACTGTTTATGCTTGTGATGGTGTTTGGTACACCAAAATGCTTTGGGTTTGGATACGTATGAAAAGGAGAGGCTACAAGAGGGCCGATCGACTGCTAAATGCCACCTTCCGCTACCATGCCTTCATTTCCTACAGCCAACATGACTCAGCCTGGGTGGGATCTCAGTTGGTACCTGAATTGGAAAGGTCAGGCCTGTCTCTTTGCGTCCATGAGAGAGATTTCGAACCTGGGAAGTGGATTGTGGACAATATAATCCATTGTGTGGAGGACAGCTACAAGAGCCTCTTCATCCTGTCCAAACACTTTGTGCAAAGTGAGTGGTGCAACTATGAGTTGTTCTTCGCCCAGCACAGGGCGATCAGTGTGAACGACGACTCTctggtgtttgttttgttggagCCTATACCAACAGACTCTCTGCCTAAGAAGTTTCTGAAGTTAAGAAGGCTGCTGAGGCGGAAGACATACCTGGAGTGGCCGGCAGATGAACGCAAGCAACGAGTATTCTGGTGCAATCTTAAAGCTATTCTGCAGACTGTAGACCAGAGCAGGATTTTAAAGGACATGGCTACAGACATTGCTGAAATGTGTCCTCTACTGCCTGTTCAAGATTGA